In Streptomyces sp. NBC_01381, a genomic segment contains:
- the lnt gene encoding apolipoprotein N-acyltransferase gives MTATTTPVDESEQLGPQPAPASRKARVLRALVPAAAAALSGVLLYVSFPPRTLWWLALPAFAVFAWCLHGRTWKAGLGLGYLFGLGFLLPLLVWTGVEVGPGPWLALAAIEAMFVALVGAGIAVVSRLPGFPLWAAALWIAGEAARARVPFSGFPWGKIAFGQADGVFLPLAALGGTPVLGFAVVLCGFGLYEIVRQVRDAGGTRGLRRGATAVAVLSVLVPLVGAFAAKPLVSDDAEDGTATVAAIQGNVPQAGLDFNAQRRAVLDHHVRETERLADRVKAGKAKQPDFVLWPENSSDIDPFTNPDAREAIERAVKAIGAPISVGGVVETKDGKLFNEQILWDPKKGPTDTYDKRQIQPFGEYIPLRSVVGFFSSDVGMVRQDFSRGTEPGVFTMAGTKVGLATCYEAAFDWAVRDTVTHGAQLISVPSNNATFDRSEMTYQQLAMSRIRAVEHSRTVTVPVTSGVSAIILPDGEVSQKTTWFTADSLVQEVPLRSSQTPATRYGVLPEGILVLIAAGGIGWAVTVSVRAKRAR, from the coding sequence GTGACCGCCACCACCACCCCCGTAGACGAGTCGGAGCAGCTCGGACCGCAGCCCGCGCCCGCCTCGCGCAAGGCCCGCGTCCTGCGCGCGCTCGTCCCGGCCGCCGCGGCCGCACTCTCCGGAGTGCTGCTGTACGTCAGCTTTCCGCCCCGCACCCTGTGGTGGCTGGCCCTGCCGGCCTTCGCGGTGTTCGCCTGGTGCCTGCACGGCCGGACCTGGAAGGCGGGCCTCGGGCTCGGCTACCTCTTCGGGCTCGGTTTCCTGCTGCCGCTCCTGGTGTGGACCGGGGTGGAGGTCGGCCCGGGACCCTGGCTGGCGCTGGCCGCGATCGAGGCGATGTTCGTGGCCCTGGTGGGAGCGGGCATCGCCGTCGTCTCACGGCTGCCGGGCTTCCCGCTGTGGGCGGCGGCTCTCTGGATCGCCGGTGAGGCGGCACGCGCGCGTGTGCCCTTCAGCGGATTCCCCTGGGGAAAGATCGCCTTCGGGCAGGCGGACGGGGTCTTCCTGCCGCTGGCCGCGCTCGGCGGGACCCCGGTCCTCGGGTTCGCGGTGGTCCTGTGCGGCTTCGGCCTGTACGAGATCGTCCGCCAGGTGCGCGACGCAGGCGGCACGCGGGGCCTGCGCCGTGGTGCCACCGCCGTGGCCGTCCTGAGCGTGCTCGTCCCGCTCGTCGGCGCCTTCGCCGCGAAGCCCCTGGTCAGCGATGACGCCGAGGACGGCACCGCGACCGTCGCGGCCATCCAGGGCAACGTGCCGCAGGCCGGGCTCGACTTCAACGCCCAGCGCCGTGCCGTACTCGACCATCACGTACGCGAGACGGAGCGGCTCGCGGACCGGGTGAAGGCGGGCAAGGCGAAGCAGCCGGACTTCGTGCTGTGGCCGGAGAACTCCTCCGACATCGACCCGTTCACCAACCCCGACGCGCGCGAGGCGATCGAGCGCGCGGTCAAGGCGATCGGCGCCCCCATCTCCGTGGGCGGCGTCGTCGAGACCAAGGACGGCAAGCTCTTCAACGAGCAGATCCTGTGGGACCCGAAGAAGGGCCCCACGGACACCTACGACAAGCGGCAGATCCAGCCGTTCGGCGAGTACATCCCGCTGCGCTCCGTCGTCGGCTTCTTCAGCAGCGACGTCGGCATGGTGCGCCAGGACTTCAGCCGCGGCACCGAGCCCGGCGTCTTCACCATGGCGGGCACCAAGGTCGGCCTCGCCACCTGCTACGAAGCCGCCTTCGACTGGGCCGTGCGGGACACCGTCACACACGGCGCCCAGCTGATCTCCGTACCCAGCAACAACGCGACGTTCGACCGCAGCGAGATGACCTACCAGCAGCTGGCCATGTCGCGGATCCGCGCCGTCGAGCACAGCCGCACCGTCACCGTCCCGGTCACCAGCGGCGTCAGCGCGATCATCCTGCCCGACGGCGAGGTCTCCCAGAAGACCACGTGGTTCACGGCCGACTCGCTCGTCCAGGAGGTGCCGCTGCGCTCCTCACAGACCCCGGCCACGCGGTACGGCGTCCTGCCCGAAGGCATCCTGGTGCTGATCGCGGCGGGCGGCATCGGCTGGGCGGTCACGGTGTCCGTTCGGGCCAAGCGCGCCCGTTAG
- a CDS encoding APC family permease, with protein sequence MSTEPGAGPGPAVPEKTQGEHDDDALGELGYRPELKRTLGNFHTFAAGISYISILTGTFQLFYFGVSFGGPAYWWSWPMVFAGQLMVALCFCELAAHYPVAGSIYNWAKTMGGPHVGWLGGWMMMTATMVTLSAVALAYQITLPQIDDWFQFVGDGTGKNDAAANAVLLGTVLILFSTVVNAFGVQLMARINSAGVFIELIAAVALIVFLAAHITRGPSTVLTETYGLGSGQSLGYFGAFLTASLASAYVMYGFDTASSLGEESHNPGRNAPRAILRALIASFIIGGLILLFALMAVPDLHAEELSTGGLQYVVLETLGSTIGEIFLWCVVIAITVCVLAVQAAGIRLMFAMARDNNLPAGSALARVSPRFQTPVVPAVLIGVVGVVILVININQPQIFSVITSIAIIMIYVAYLLVTVPMLLKRLRGQWTPIEGKFSLGRWGLPINVVAVLWGAAMSINLAWPRAEVYNATGPQHWYLRWGAFVFIGIVALGGFAYYWFVQRHKTGVLEEHRVKPATPTPPPPAAAP encoded by the coding sequence ATGAGTACGGAACCCGGAGCGGGCCCTGGTCCCGCCGTCCCGGAGAAGACCCAGGGAGAGCACGACGACGACGCGCTCGGCGAGCTCGGCTACCGGCCGGAACTCAAGCGGACCCTGGGCAACTTCCACACCTTCGCGGCCGGCATCAGCTACATCTCGATCCTCACCGGCACCTTCCAGCTCTTCTACTTCGGCGTCAGCTTCGGCGGTCCCGCCTACTGGTGGTCCTGGCCGATGGTCTTCGCCGGACAGCTGATGGTGGCGCTGTGCTTCTGCGAGCTCGCCGCCCACTATCCGGTCGCCGGTTCGATCTACAACTGGGCCAAGACGATGGGCGGCCCGCACGTGGGCTGGCTCGGCGGCTGGATGATGATGACGGCCACGATGGTGACGCTCTCGGCCGTGGCGCTCGCCTACCAGATCACGCTGCCGCAGATCGACGACTGGTTCCAGTTCGTCGGTGACGGCACGGGCAAGAACGACGCGGCCGCCAACGCCGTGCTCCTGGGCACCGTGCTGATCCTCTTCTCCACCGTGGTCAACGCCTTCGGCGTACAGCTCATGGCCCGGATCAACTCCGCAGGCGTCTTCATCGAGCTGATCGCCGCCGTCGCCCTGATCGTCTTCCTCGCGGCGCACATCACCCGCGGCCCCAGCACCGTCCTGACCGAGACGTACGGACTCGGCAGCGGCCAGAGCCTCGGGTACTTCGGCGCGTTCCTGACCGCGTCCCTGGCGTCGGCGTACGTGATGTACGGCTTCGACACGGCGTCGTCGCTCGGCGAGGAGTCGCACAACCCTGGCCGCAACGCGCCGCGTGCCATCCTGCGGGCGCTCATCGCGTCCTTCATCATCGGCGGACTGATCCTGCTCTTCGCCCTGATGGCGGTGCCGGACCTGCACGCCGAGGAACTGTCGACGGGCGGGCTGCAGTACGTGGTCCTGGAGACGCTCGGTTCGACCATCGGCGAGATCTTCCTGTGGTGCGTGGTCATCGCCATCACCGTCTGCGTGCTGGCCGTGCAGGCCGCCGGCATCCGGCTGATGTTCGCCATGGCGCGGGACAACAACCTGCCCGCGGGCTCGGCGCTGGCCCGGGTCAGCCCGCGGTTCCAGACGCCCGTGGTGCCCGCCGTCCTGATCGGTGTGGTGGGTGTCGTCATCCTGGTGATCAACATCAACCAGCCGCAGATCTTCTCGGTGATCACGAGCATCGCGATCATCATGATCTACGTGGCCTATCTGCTGGTCACCGTACCGATGCTGCTCAAGCGGCTGCGCGGTCAATGGACGCCGATCGAGGGGAAGTTCTCGCTCGGCCGGTGGGGCCTTCCGATCAACGTCGTCGCGGTGCTGTGGGGCGCCGCCATGTCGATCAACCTCGCCTGGCCTCGCGCCGAGGTGTACAACGCGACGGGCCCGCAGCACTGGTACCTGCGCTGGGGTGCCTTCGTCTTCATCGGCATCGTCGCGCTCGGCGGCTTCGCCTACTACTGGTTCGTGCAGCGGCACAAGACGGGCGTACTCGAGGAGCACCGCGTCAAGCCCGCCACCCCCACACCGCCGCCCCCGGCCGCCGCCCCCTGA
- a CDS encoding GMC family oxidoreductase, protein MPAETFVSEFDYVVVGGGTAGAVVAARLTEDPDVRVCVLEAGPSDVGDDNILQLDKWMALLESGYDWDYPVEPQENGNSFMRHARAKVLGGCSSHNSCIAFWAPAEDLDEWGALGCTGWSSADCFPLYRRLETNDAPGDHHGRSGPVNILSVPPKDPCGAALLSACAEAGIPTTPFNTGKTVVRGAHWFQINSRPDGTRSSASVSYLHPVLGKRPNLEVRTGLQAKRLLFDENQRCTGVEYLEPDTIHSGTVHARREVIVSCGAIDSPKLLMLSGIGPAAELREVGVEVRVDSPGVGSHLQDHPEGVIMWEAKQPMVTSSTQWWEIGIFANTEPGLDRPDLMFHYGSVPFDMNTYRRGYPTTDNAFCLTPNVTRARSMGTVRLRTRDFRDKPKVDPRYFTDEHDIRVMTYGIRLAREIAAQPAMADWTGAELAPGPEVTTDDDLFAYIRETHNTVYHPAGTVRMGAVDDADSPLDPELRVKGVTGLRVADASVMPFLPAVNPCITTMMIGEKCADMIKGT, encoded by the coding sequence ATGCCCGCAGAGACTTTTGTGTCCGAGTTCGACTACGTGGTGGTCGGCGGCGGTACGGCAGGCGCCGTCGTCGCCGCCCGGCTGACCGAGGACCCGGACGTACGCGTCTGCGTGCTGGAGGCAGGTCCCTCCGACGTCGGCGACGACAACATCCTCCAACTGGACAAGTGGATGGCGCTGTTGGAGTCCGGCTACGACTGGGACTACCCGGTCGAGCCGCAGGAGAACGGCAACAGCTTCATGCGGCACGCGCGCGCCAAGGTGCTCGGCGGCTGCTCGTCGCACAACTCCTGCATCGCCTTCTGGGCACCCGCCGAGGACCTCGACGAGTGGGGCGCACTCGGCTGCACCGGCTGGAGCTCCGCGGACTGCTTCCCGCTCTACCGGCGCCTGGAGACCAACGACGCGCCGGGCGACCACCACGGCCGCTCGGGCCCGGTGAACATCCTCTCCGTGCCGCCCAAGGACCCTTGTGGCGCGGCCCTGTTGTCCGCGTGCGCCGAGGCGGGCATCCCCACCACCCCGTTCAACACCGGCAAGACGGTGGTGCGCGGCGCCCACTGGTTCCAGATCAACTCCCGGCCGGACGGCACCCGTTCGTCCGCCTCGGTCTCGTATCTGCACCCGGTCCTGGGCAAGCGGCCGAACCTCGAAGTACGGACGGGGCTGCAGGCCAAGCGGCTCCTGTTCGACGAGAACCAGCGCTGCACGGGCGTGGAGTACCTGGAGCCGGACACCATCCACTCCGGTACGGTCCACGCGCGCCGCGAGGTCATCGTCTCCTGCGGGGCCATCGACTCGCCGAAGCTCCTGATGCTCTCGGGGATCGGCCCGGCCGCGGAGCTGCGGGAGGTCGGCGTGGAGGTCAGGGTGGACTCCCCCGGGGTCGGCTCCCACCTCCAGGACCACCCCGAGGGCGTGATCATGTGGGAGGCGAAGCAGCCCATGGTCACCTCGTCCACCCAGTGGTGGGAGATCGGCATCTTCGCGAACACCGAGCCGGGGCTCGACCGCCCGGATCTGATGTTCCACTACGGCTCGGTGCCCTTCGACATGAACACCTACCGGCGCGGCTACCCGACCACCGACAACGCCTTCTGCCTCACCCCGAACGTCACGCGGGCCCGCTCCATGGGCACGGTGCGGCTGCGCACCCGCGACTTCCGGGACAAGCCGAAGGTCGACCCGCGCTACTTCACCGATGAGCACGACATCCGCGTGATGACGTACGGCATCCGGCTCGCCCGGGAGATCGCCGCGCAGCCCGCGATGGCGGACTGGACGGGCGCCGAACTCGCGCCGGGCCCCGAAGTCACCACCGACGACGATCTGTTCGCGTACATCCGCGAGACCCACAACACCGTCTACCACCCGGCGGGCACCGTACGGATGGGCGCGGTGGACGACGCGGACTCACCGCTCGACCCCGAGCTGCGCGTCAAGGGCGTCACAGGCCTTCGGGTGGCCGACGCGTCGGTGATGCCGTTCCTGCCCGCGGTCAACCCGTGCATCACCACGATGATGATCGGCGAAAAGTGCGCGGACATGATCAAGGGGACATGA
- a CDS encoding aldehyde dehydrogenase family protein, whose product MPELFIGGKWTAAVDGQVREIRCPADNTHIAAVDEAGPKDAAAAIAAAREAFDSGPWPHTPAAERGRLLLRVADLLERDKDALARAESLDTGKRLVESEYDMDDIANCFRYFGNLTAAGGTDRIVDAGNPEVDSRVVHEPVGVCALITPWNYPLLQTAWKVAPAIGAGNTFVLKPSELTPHTAIILMRLLTEAGLPAGAANLILGAGPTAGAPLSEDPRVDLVSFTGGLVTGRRIMAAAAPTVKKVALELGGKNPNIVFADADFEAAVDYALMAIFLHSGQVCSAGARLLVQDELHDAFVDEVVARARRIPLGGPFDDNARTGPLISAAHRAKVEAYVAAGIAEGAVLRCGGARPDDPALQDGYYYLPTVLDECTPGMSVVADESFGPVLTVERFRDEEEALALANDTVYGLAGAVWSQDTGKAQRVASRLRAGTVWINDFHPYVPQAEWGGMKQSGFGRELGPAGLAEYQEAKHIWRNLAATPQRWFE is encoded by the coding sequence ATGCCGGAGCTGTTCATCGGCGGTAAGTGGACCGCCGCCGTGGACGGGCAGGTTCGGGAGATCCGCTGCCCCGCCGACAACACCCACATCGCGGCCGTCGACGAGGCCGGGCCGAAGGACGCCGCCGCGGCGATCGCCGCCGCGCGCGAGGCCTTCGACAGTGGCCCGTGGCCGCACACCCCGGCCGCCGAACGCGGCCGGCTGCTGCTGCGCGTCGCCGACCTGCTCGAACGCGACAAGGACGCACTCGCCCGCGCCGAATCCCTGGACACCGGGAAGCGGCTCGTGGAGAGCGAGTACGACATGGACGACATCGCCAACTGCTTCCGCTACTTCGGCAACCTGACGGCGGCGGGCGGCACCGACCGGATCGTCGACGCCGGGAATCCGGAGGTGGACAGCCGGGTGGTGCACGAGCCGGTCGGGGTGTGCGCCCTGATCACTCCGTGGAACTATCCGCTGCTGCAGACCGCGTGGAAGGTCGCCCCGGCGATCGGCGCGGGCAACACCTTCGTCCTCAAGCCCAGCGAGCTGACCCCGCACACCGCCATCATCCTGATGCGGCTGCTCACCGAGGCCGGCCTTCCGGCCGGTGCCGCCAACCTGATCCTCGGCGCGGGCCCCACCGCGGGCGCACCGCTCAGTGAGGACCCGCGGGTCGACCTGGTGTCGTTCACCGGCGGGCTCGTGACCGGGCGCCGGATCATGGCCGCCGCGGCGCCCACGGTGAAGAAGGTCGCCCTGGAACTCGGCGGCAAGAACCCCAACATCGTCTTCGCCGACGCCGACTTCGAGGCGGCCGTCGACTACGCCCTGATGGCGATCTTCCTGCACTCCGGACAGGTCTGCTCGGCCGGGGCCCGACTCCTCGTCCAGGACGAACTGCACGACGCGTTCGTAGACGAGGTGGTCGCGCGTGCCCGGCGGATCCCGCTCGGCGGCCCCTTCGACGACAACGCCCGCACGGGCCCGCTGATCTCCGCCGCACACCGCGCCAAGGTCGAGGCGTACGTGGCGGCCGGTATCGCCGAGGGTGCGGTGCTGCGCTGCGGCGGCGCCCGCCCGGACGACCCGGCGCTGCAGGACGGCTACTACTACCTGCCGACCGTGCTCGACGAGTGCACGCCCGGCATGTCCGTGGTCGCCGACGAGTCCTTCGGGCCTGTGCTCACCGTCGAGCGGTTCCGGGACGAGGAGGAGGCGCTCGCGCTGGCCAACGACACGGTCTACGGCCTCGCGGGGGCCGTCTGGTCGCAGGACACCGGCAAGGCCCAGCGCGTGGCGTCCCGGCTGCGCGCCGGAACCGTATGGATCAACGACTTCCATCCGTATGTGCCGCAGGCGGAGTGGGGCGGCATGAAGCAGTCCGGCTTCGGCCGCGAACTGGGACCGGCGGGACTCGCCGAGTACCAGGAGGCCAAACACATCTGGCGCAATCTCGCAGCGACCCCGCAGAGGTGGTTCGAATGA
- a CDS encoding NUDIX domain-containing protein produces the protein MATPDFIRTIRADAGQQLLWLPGVTAIVFDDEGRVLLGRRSDNGKWSVIGGIPDPGEQPAECAVREVFEETAVHCVAERVVLVEALEPVTYPNGDTCQFMDITLRCRAVGGEARVNDDESLEVGWFATDALPDLHEFGVFRIKQAMAEEQPTWFDRS, from the coding sequence ATGGCTACTCCTGACTTCATCCGTACGATCCGGGCCGACGCCGGCCAGCAGCTGTTGTGGCTTCCCGGGGTCACCGCCATCGTCTTCGATGACGAGGGCAGAGTGCTCCTCGGGCGGCGCTCCGACAACGGCAAGTGGTCGGTCATCGGCGGGATTCCGGACCCGGGGGAGCAGCCCGCCGAGTGCGCCGTGCGCGAGGTGTTCGAGGAGACCGCGGTGCACTGTGTGGCCGAGCGGGTGGTGCTTGTCGAGGCGCTGGAGCCGGTGACGTACCCGAACGGCGACACCTGCCAGTTCATGGACATCACGCTGCGCTGCCGGGCCGTCGGCGGCGAGGCGCGGGTCAACGACGACGAGTCCCTCGAAGTGGGCTGGTTCGCCACGGACGCGCTGCCCGACCTGCATGAGTTCGGGGTCTTCCGGATCAAGCAGGCGATGGCGGAGGAACAGCCCACCTGGTTCGACCGCTCCTGA